The genomic stretch TGGAAATACGACGCCCAACTGATCAAGCGAATATTATGCCTCATAATCGCTTCTCTTTTGAGTGCACTCGTCCTCTATTACGGATTACATGTGTGCGGATTTTTATCTTTTCCTTTATCTTCAAAAGCCTCCTTTTTCTTGCGTTTCAGCACCTTAGCAGGGATCATGCTGGGTATATTCTCACTCTATTTTATTGCCTATTTTTTATCCAACCCCCTTTCCTTTTTTCACACGCTTAAAAATTTGAAAAAACGTCCATAATCTCTATACTTTGTCAAAAATAATAAAACGAATAACCTTAAATTAGAAAGCGCACTCCTATGGATACCTTCACTCCCCTTGTTTTTTCCGGCGTACAACCGAGTGGTCACTTACATCTTGGCAATTATCTTGGAGCCCTTCAAAATTGGGTTGAACTACAAAATGCTTATCACTGCCTCTATTGTGTTGTGGATATGCATGCGCTCACCGTCAACCCAGATCCCCTTATTTTACGGGAATCCACCAGAACAGTGACTGCCGCCTTTCTAGCCGCCGGTATTGATCCCCAAAAACACATTATTTTCAACCAATCACGTGTTTTTCAACATGCTGAACTCGCCTGGATTTTAAATTGTGTTGCCCGTATCGGCTGGCTTCAACGTATGACACAATTTAAAGATAAAGCAGGAAAAGATCGCGAAAAAGCATCCCTTGGGCTTTTTGCCTATCCCACATTGATGGCGGCTGATATTTTAGTCTATCGTGCAACGCATGTTCCGGTAGGGGAAGATCAAAAACAGCATGTTGAACTCACACGCGATATTGCACAAAAGTTTAACCATGATTATGCCCACCGTATTGCTGACTTAAATTTTGGCATCTCTATGCCAACGGATGAAGAAAAAAAACAAGGCTTTTTTCCCCTCCCAGAAGCACTGATTGGAATAACCGCCCCACGCGTTATGTCCTTGCGTGATGGGACAAAAAAAATGTCAAAATCAGATCCTTCAGATTTCTCACGCATTAATTTGACCGATGATGCAGATCTTATTGCCCAAAAAATACGTAAAGCCAAAACAGATTCTGCGCCTCTTCCAGATTCTCTTGACGCTTTAAAAGAACGACCCGAAGTGGATAACCTGCTTGGTATTTACGCCGCCTTTTCCAAAGTGAGTAAAGAAAAAGTTCTTTTAGAGTTTTCTGGTCAACAATTTTCACATTTTAAAACAGCGCTAGCCGACCTTGCCGTCCATAAGCTTGCCCCTATAACAGAAGAGTTACGTCGTCTTCATCAAGAAAGCGGTTATATTGACTCTGTTTTGCATGATGGCGCAGAACGTGCTAGTATGCTCGCAGAAGAAAATATGAAAAAAATTCGTGAAATTGTTGGATTTTTGCACAATATATAAAAACAATACCCCTAAAAATTGTAGAAAGCAAAAAAAAAATCGTTTGTACAAAATAGAGAAAGTGCATGATTTCTAAACCCAAAAATCCGAAAAAAGAGCCCAAGAAAAAAAACCTTGTCATCATCGATGAGACACCAGAGTGTCGGCGTGCCGTTGCGTTTGCTGCACAACATGCTCAAAACACCAATAGAACGTTGGTTTTGCTTTGTGTTGTTGATAGTATAGAATTTCAACATTTTTTGGGTGTAAACAACGTTATGCGCACAGAATCAACGCAAAGTGCTCATAAAATATTAGGAGATATTGCCAGTGATGTCCGCACTTCCCATGCGCTTGAAACAGAAATAGTGGTGCGTGAAGGAAAAAAAATTGATGAAATTTCTAAACTGATTGACGAAGATAAAAGAATTGCACTCATTGTTTTAGCCGCCAGCGGACATGCAGAAGGACCAGGCCCCCTTATCCAATTAATCGGGAATAAAGGAACAGCTTTTTCAATCCCTGTCATTGTCATTCCTAGCAATCTTGCTGATGAAGATATTAAGTCTATTGCCTAAAAAATATAATATTTAAAAAATGGAATGATCTTTCTAATTCTTCATGATAAAAGGAGAGTCTATGTTTATTCAAACTGAAACCACCCCAAACCCTGCAACACTTAAATTTCTCCCAGGGCGGGTGGTCCTTTCTGAAGGCGTCTTAGAATTTCGTGACCGTGAAGAAGCGGCTAAAAGTTCACCTTTGGCAGCTAAACTGTTTAATATTCCCAATGTCAATGGTGTCTTTTTAGGCTATGATTTCATCACTGTAAGCAAAAAAGAAGGGGAATGGCAACATCTCAAACCCATCATTTTAGGCACAATTATGGAGCATTTTCTCTCCAATGAGCCTGTCATTACCACCAACGCCACAACACAAGCAAAAGCCCATGCCCTTAATGAAGAATTTTATGACGAAAAAGACGCTGATATTGTCCTAACCATTAAAGAGCTGCTTGAAACACGCATTCGCCCAGCCGTTGCCAATGATGGTGGCGATATTACTTTTCGCGGGTTTGAAAATGGCATTGTTTATCTCAATATGCGGGGTGCCTGTGCTGGTTGTCCTTCTTCAACAGCAACGCTCAAACATGGTATTGAAAATCTTTTACGCCATTTTATCCCTGAAGTTTTAGGCGTTGAAGCCATGCCACAATAAATATCGACCTCAATAGGTAAAACGACCACACAGATTATCTTTCTTCAACAAGGCTTAAAACAACATGGGGTGTGAAAATCCTCGACCATTTTGTCCCTCATAATTTTAGACGTAAGCCGTGCTGCTATAAAATACAGTACTACTTAAAAACAATCGTATACAATGATAAGGTTTCTTTTTCACTTCCCCATAGACCTTAAAATGATTTTTGTCCCCTTTAAAGGCATCATTTCAACGAACCCATCACATACATGCTGGGACACTCCCATAAACGCAGGAACGTGCTTTAAATTTATTTTGCCTCATGATCTTGTCATGCAACTTTACCCCCCAAAAACAAGGGAACCGTTCCAACAAAAAGAAAAGAATATAAGACAGAGCACAGACTTGTCCCCTTGTATCCGATCATTTTCAGTATTTGCGACGATAAAATTCCGTAAAATGCTTCTTATAACAACCAATCAACAAAGACCACGCTTTTATATTTTGTACACCTTGAATGGGAATCCTAATAATCTTCTCATTTCAATTGTCTTTATGGCATCAACCAAAATCATTTACGAACACACCATAAATTAGAAGATAACAAAAACGATACCTCTTATGAACATTTTCAACGATAAGAATGCAACCATAGGGATAAATATAAAGGCTGTTACAGCATTGAAGACCAGCAAAGTACGTGATGGTATTGGCTTATCCTTTTATGAAACATAAAGATGATAGCGCTCAACGGCGCTTGCCTTATACCATTTCATGGGCATTATTGCAAAACAGGCTTAAGCGTATTGAGAAATATTTTTTTAAGTATCATACCAACTTTTCCTATTCTTGAAATCAAGAATTATGCCTCTATCCCCTTACTCTTATCTCCATAAATATGGTGCAAAAGATATGGACAAATACCTATAAAAAATCAATCAAAGCCAGATCGTTGAGGGTTGTTTTGGAAATGATTTGATAAAAGGGGGAAAAATTCCTTCAATTGAGCCGTCGTTAATTTCTTACTTTACGGCATTATTCTTCTCATAAAGCGCGTTCTTTTACTGTTTTCTTAATATCAATGAACATCCTAGTCCCACTCACCAGCCGACATGTCTGAAAGAAAGCTATTTCTCTCGCAAGACATAGCTTTTGTATACCCAAGATATTGTATCTATCGGATGAGCATAATCGATGAAATAAGAACAGAACGATTGGAAAAGAACTCTATTGAAGCAGAATATGAAAACAGCAAACCAATGAAAGTCAAAAACAATGGCAAGAGAGTAACCGCCTAAACTTTTTTAACAAATTCCGACTTTAACCCCATCTGTCCAATCCCAGGAATTTTGCAATCGATATTATGATCCCCATCCACCAAGCGAATATTCTTGACCTTCGTTCCTCCTTTTAAAACAGAGGAAGCGCCTTTTACTCTCAAGTCTTTTATCACCATAACGGTATCTCCGTTGGTCAAGATTTGACCATTAGCATCATAAACAATCTCGGAGAGAACAGTATCATCATCCTTTTGGGGCCATTCATGGGCACATTCAGGACACACAAAACTTTCACCTTCTTCATAAGTATAAAGACAATCACAACGAGGACACTTGGGATATTGGGTCATAAATTCCCCTTTATTTAAGAAATAACCATTCACGATGATGGGTCATAAAGCAAGAAGAGCTTATTGTCCATTATTTTAGAAATAACAAGTTCTTTTATTACCTCTTGATCTGCCACCTATGTTCATAAATGCGATCATCCCGTACAATCGCTGCGTTTATAACATTGTACAATACCCCTCATAGACCATAAGATCCTCTTATATTGAATCAATCAAACCCTTTCGAATGTGATCAATCATCATATCTTTGCAAAAAACATTCCCATGATCTCATGTGATAATATCAGGGTGGTCTCGTCCCAATTCTTGTTGTATGTTTAACAGTTTTAGGGCCACCTGTTGCAAAGGTTGAAGAACGTCTTGGGGATTTAAATTGTGTCTGCGCCGATCCCCTTCATATTGTTCAAAATAAAGCCGTAAGGTTGCACCACACGTCCCTGTTCCCGATAAACGCACCACCAATCGTGCGCCATTCTCGAAAAAAATACGGATCCCTTGCCGCGTGCTCACGCTCTGATCAACAGGATCATGATAGGTAAAATCATCTGCTTTTTTGACCAAAAATCCAAAAAGTTCTGTTCCAGCTTGTGGTAAGTGCGCTCGCAAGTGTTCGAGTAAAGCCAAAGCCTTGTCTTCTTCAACTTCTTCATAATCATGACGCAGTGCGTAAAAGCGCCCATAGGTGCGCCAAAGCTGTTGCACAATTTGTGCAACTGTTTTTCCTGTTACTGCTAAAAGATTTAACCAAAATAAGACAGCCCATAAACCATCTTTTTCGCGGATATGATGAGAGCCGGTTCCAAAGCTTTCTTCACCACAAAAGGTTACTTTCCCAGCATCCAAAAGCGTTCCAAAAAACTTCCACCCTGTTGGCGTTTCAAAAAAGTTTAATCCGCATTTTTCAGCAACCAAATCTGCAGCAGGCGTTGTTGGCATAGAGCGCGCAACCCCCACAATGCCCCCCATAATATCTTGGCGATACCCTTTAATAAGATGGGCATGTTCTACCATAATTGCCAAGGAATCAGAAGGTGAGACATATTGCTGACGTCCAATAATGAGGTTACGATCACCATCGCCATCAGATGCGGCACCAAGATCTGGTCCTTGCTCTGACATCAATAAATCATAAAGAGCCTTGGCATAAACCAAATTGGGATCTGGATGACCGCCTCCAAAATCTGGCAAAGGAGTGCCATTGATCACCGTCCCTTCAGAAAATCCTAAACATTTTTCAAAAATTTCATGCGCATAAGGTCCTGTGACCGCATGCATGGCATCAAACTGCAAAGTCAAACCTCGAGCAACAGCCTTAGCAATACAATCAAAATCAAAAATTTCCTGCATCAAAGCAACATAATCGGCAACAGGATCAATAATCTCGATCTGCATAGCTCCCATAAAGGTCATCCCTTGGCGATCTAACTCAACATCTGGCGCTTCAAGAATTTTATAAAAGGAAAGGCGTTGCGATGTTGCAAAAATAGCCTCACATAAAGAATTAGGCGCCGGTCCCCCATTGGCAATATTGTATTTGATTCCACAATCTCCCTCTGGACCACCAGGATTATGGCTTGCAGAAAGAATAAGCCCACCATGCGCATGGTATTTACGAATAAGATGCGAAACAGCAGGTGTAGAAAGAATACCGCCCCTTCCCATTTTTACACAAGAAACCCCATTTGCTACCGCCATCTTCAACACAATCTGAAGGAGAGTCCGATTAAAGGTGCGTCCATCTCCCCCAAGAATTAACATTTTCCCTTCAAGAGGTCCAATATTCTCAAAAAGAGACTGTATAAAATTTTCCACATAATGGGGTTGTTGAAAAACAGACACTTTTTTGCGCAAACCAGATGTTCCCGGTTTTTGCCCCTCAAAAGCCGTGGTCAAAACTGTCTTTATGGTCATGGT from Bartonella kosoyi encodes the following:
- the trpS gene encoding tryptophan--tRNA ligase, producing the protein MDTFTPLVFSGVQPSGHLHLGNYLGALQNWVELQNAYHCLYCVVDMHALTVNPDPLILRESTRTVTAAFLAAGIDPQKHIIFNQSRVFQHAELAWILNCVARIGWLQRMTQFKDKAGKDREKASLGLFAYPTLMAADILVYRATHVPVGEDQKQHVELTRDIAQKFNHDYAHRIADLNFGISMPTDEEKKQGFFPLPEALIGITAPRVMSLRDGTKKMSKSDPSDFSRINLTDDADLIAQKIRKAKTDSAPLPDSLDALKERPEVDNLLGIYAAFSKVSKEKVLLEFSGQQFSHFKTALADLAVHKLAPITEELRRLHQESGYIDSVLHDGAERASMLAEENMKKIREIVGFLHNI
- a CDS encoding universal stress protein, encoding MISKPKNPKKEPKKKNLVIIDETPECRRAVAFAAQHAQNTNRTLVLLCVVDSIEFQHFLGVNNVMRTESTQSAHKILGDIASDVRTSHALETEIVVREGKKIDEISKLIDEDKRIALIVLAASGHAEGPGPLIQLIGNKGTAFSIPVIVIPSNLADEDIKSIA
- a CDS encoding NifU family protein, which codes for MFIQTETTPNPATLKFLPGRVVLSEGVLEFRDREEAAKSSPLAAKLFNIPNVNGVFLGYDFITVSKKEGEWQHLKPIILGTIMEHFLSNEPVITTNATTQAKAHALNEEFYDEKDADIVLTIKELLETRIRPAVANDGGDITFRGFENGIVYLNMRGACAGCPSSTATLKHGIENLLRHFIPEVLGVEAMPQ
- a CDS encoding zinc ribbon domain-containing protein YjdM, whose product is MTQYPKCPRCDCLYTYEEGESFVCPECAHEWPQKDDDTVLSEIVYDANGQILTNGDTVMVIKDLRVKGASSVLKGGTKVKNIRLVDGDHNIDCKIPGIGQMGLKSEFVKKV
- a CDS encoding alpha-D-glucose phosphate-specific phosphoglucomutase, with the protein product MTIKTVLTTAFEGQKPGTSGLRKKVSVFQQPHYVENFIQSLFENIGPLEGKMLILGGDGRTFNRTLLQIVLKMAVANGVSCVKMGRGGILSTPAVSHLIRKYHAHGGLILSASHNPGGPEGDCGIKYNIANGGPAPNSLCEAIFATSQRLSFYKILEAPDVELDRQGMTFMGAMQIEIIDPVADYVALMQEIFDFDCIAKAVARGLTLQFDAMHAVTGPYAHEIFEKCLGFSEGTVINGTPLPDFGGGHPDPNLVYAKALYDLLMSEQGPDLGAASDGDGDRNLIIGRQQYVSPSDSLAIMVEHAHLIKGYRQDIMGGIVGVARSMPTTPAADLVAEKCGLNFFETPTGWKFFGTLLDAGKVTFCGEESFGTGSHHIREKDGLWAVLFWLNLLAVTGKTVAQIVQQLWRTYGRFYALRHDYEEVEEDKALALLEHLRAHLPQAGTELFGFLVKKADDFTYHDPVDQSVSTRQGIRIFFENGARLVVRLSGTGTCGATLRLYFEQYEGDRRRHNLNPQDVLQPLQQVALKLLNIQQELGRDHPDIIT